Proteins found in one Arachis stenosperma cultivar V10309 chromosome 8, arast.V10309.gnm1.PFL2, whole genome shotgun sequence genomic segment:
- the LOC130946313 gene encoding GDSL esterase/lipase At1g71250-like, with protein MVCSLMVWIAFWTLLLISVSVNNVSTATLSPMPPFSAMFVFGDSLVDNGNNNYLASFAKANYVPYGIDTSWGPTGRFSNGKMLVDLLGELFGHPYLPSFAAAQIQGRNITWGVNYASAAAGILDETGRNLGARITFNQQVQNFQTTVTQLKTTMDDMNLSQYLAKSLAIVNHGSNDYINNYLLSGLYSSSFLYDPKTYADILIRQYKTQIQRLHDLGLRKFLLAGVGPLGCIPNQISKGLFPSGMCVDDVNAMVGIFNDRLRSLVDELNTQYSGSSIFVYGNTYAALTQIIQDPIAYGFVVTGRACCGVGSFQGRISCLPYSIPCRNRDQYVFWDVFHPSEAVNKILAQRAFNGSSSDCYPVNVSQMALLF; from the exons ATGGTGTGTTCGCTAATGGTATGGATTGCGTTTTGGACTCTACTTTTGATTTCTGTGTCGGTAAACAACGTGTCCACCGCGACACTATCACCGATGCCACCATTTTCGGCTATGTTTGTGTTTGGTGATTCATTAGTGGATAATGGGAACAACAACTACCTGGCCTCTTTTGCAAAGGCCAATTATGTACCTTATGGCATTGATACTTCATGGGGTCCAACTGGGAGATTTTCAAATGGAAAAATGCTTGTAGATCTGCTAG GTGAATTATTTGGCCATCCATATCTACCATCTTTTGCAGCTGCTCAGATACAAGGCAGGAACATTACCTGGGGAGTAAACTATGCTTCAGCTGCAGCCGGGATACTCGATGAGACGGGGAGAAATCTG GGAGCACGCATTACCTTCAACCAGCAGGTGCAGAATTTTCAAACAACCGTAACCCAGCTGAAGACAACAATGGATGACATGAATTTGAGTCAGTATTTGGCGAAGTCATTGGCAATAGTGAATCATGGAAGCAATGACTACATAAACAACTATCTCTTGTCAGGACTATATTCATCAAGCTTCCTCTACGACCCAAAAACATATGCTGATATACTCATACGGCAATACAAAACTCAGATTCAG CGTCTGCATGATTTGGGGCTGAGAAAGTTCTTGCTGGCAGGTGTTGGACCACTCGGTTGCATACCGAATCAAATATCCAAAGGCCTTTTCCCATCAGGAATGTGCGTGGATGATGTCAACGCAATGGTTGGAATTTTTAATGATAGATTGAGATCCTTGGTTGATGAACTGAACACACAATACAGTGGTTCATCAATTTTTGTTTACGGCAACACTTATGCAGCTCTCACGCAGATTATACAAGACCCAATTGCTTATG GTTTTGTTGTGACTGGTAGAGCATGCTGTGGAGTTGGAAGTTTTCAAGGACGGATAAGTTGCTTACCCTATTCCATTCCATGCAGAAACAGAGACCAGTATGTGTTTTGGGATGTCTTTCATCCTTCAGAAGCTGTGAACAAAATTCTTGCTCAAAGAGCATTCAATGGATCATCCTCTGATTGCTACCCAGTTAATGTGTCTCAGATGGCACTATTATTCTAG
- the LOC130943697 gene encoding protein FRIGIDA: protein MASPLTVKEEQHKHLQHNSPTATTTAITVKCEPQDLPNNASLTPPPETERAAETIAKSVNDLNSFSVAIQAFKARYDELQNHLNFIDKALDARSKELESLPSSNGVVPSEPPQAETLEGTEDEVLSLCQTMCSRGLRRYVISHISEPNLLREKVPAAIRNAPKPAKIVLECIGRFFLQGSKAYMKKDSNMVRAREASVLVLEYYLLSGCVGSESNVVENSVKEEANNGAVAWRKRLIVEGGVAKASEADAKGLILFIACFGIPAVFRNEDLSNLLRLSNAREISHLLRQSQTLLKRVSEIADGIMKKGSVVEAVDLAYTFGFEEKYSPQTALTSFLQKSEEAWKKTKNGSHDIPRLLKEANVKYLAALKSVVSCLEGHKIGLNEFLPGWELKDKISNLEKDISEIKKRIEGKAVAPKRKVDKSNPSKKVKPPEAKRPKFAPKDPSIASTSVAALQEHRIARHLDANSSYDVPLTAHLLDGRSYGYSNNYPATSSLQLGSVSGSLPESYLGGAVASGVNMVGGAIASSAMSAGITATTSSYSGYQGDARLDNVGNNHLYRWRGVGEGVSSDDWSLVQRYAGQPTSAQASADGFAGMPDNRSVAAASRGGGSDLYSFADAVFEL from the exons ATGGCGTCCCCTTTAACCGTTAAGGAAGAACAACATAAACATCTTCAACACAATTCCCCGACAGCAACAACAACCGCAATAACCGTCAAATGCGAGCCACAAGACCTCCCTAACAACGCTTCCCTTACTCCGCCGCCGGAAACTGAACGCGCCGCCGAAACAATAGCGAAATCGGTGAACGACCTCAACAGCTTCTCCGTCGCGATACAAGCGTTCAAGGCAAGGTACGATGAGCTCCAGAACCACCTCAACTTCATCGACAAAGCCCTCGACGCTAGGTCGAAGGAGCTCGAATCCCTACCGTCTTCAAACGGCGTTGTTCCGTCGGAGCCGCCGCAGGCCGAAACCCTAGAAGGCACCGAGGACGAGGTTCTATCACTATGCCAAACAATGTGCAGCCGCGGGTTGCGGAGGTACGTGATTTCGCACATCTCTGAACCCAATTTGCTCCGGGAGAAGGTTCCGGCGGCAATCCGGAACGCTCCGAAGCCTGCGAAGATCGTGCTCGAGTGCATAGGGAGGTTCTTCCTTCAGGGAAGCAAGGCGTATATGAAGAAGGACTCAAACATGGTTCGGGCGAGGGAGGCATCGGTGCTGGTTCTGGAGTATTATCTTCTCTCTGGTTGCGTTGGTAGTGAGAGCAATGTGGTGGAGAATTCGGTGAAGGAAGAGGCGAACAATGGCGCGGTTGCGTGGAGGAAGAGGTTGATTGTGGAAGGTGGTGTGGCGAAGGCTTCTGAGGCGGATGCAAAGGGTTTGATTCTTTTTATTGCTTGTTTTGGGATTCCGGCTGTTTTCCGAAACGAGGACTTGTCGAATTTGCTGAGGTTGAGCAATGCCAGAGAGATTTCACATTTGCTTCGCCAATCTCAGACCCTTCTTAAGAGGGTTTCAG AAATTGCCGATGGAATAATGAAAAAGGGCTCCGTTGTTGAAGCAGTTGACTTGGCTTATACCTTTGGGTTTGAAGAGAAATATTCTCCTCAGACAGCACTTACATCATTTCTACAGAAATCTGAAGAAGCTTGGAAGAAAACCAAGAATGGGTCACACGATATTCCTAGATTGCTG AAGGAAGCAAATGTAAAATATTTAGCTGCTTTGAAATCTGTAGTTAGCTGTTTGGAAGGTCATAAGATCGGCTTGAATGAATTCCTTCCTGGGTGGGAACTTAAGGATAAGATTAGCAACTTGGAAAAAGATATTAGTGAAATCAAGAAAAGAATTGAAGGGAAGGCCGTAGCGCCCAAGAGAAAAGTGGATAAAAGTAATCCCTCAAAGAAAGTGAAGCCTCCAGAGGCTAAACGACCAAAGTTTGCTCCAAAGGATCCGTCTATCGCATCAACTTCAGTTGCTGCCTTGCAAGAGCATAGGATTGCTAGGCATCTGGATGCCAACAGCTCATATGATGTTCCACTCACAGCACATTTGCTGGATGGGAGATCCTATGGCTACTCGAACAATTATCCTGCCACATCCTCGCTGCAACTTGGATCTGTTTCAGGATCCTTGCCAGAAAGCTATCTTGGTGGTGCAGTGGCGAGCGGAGTTAATATGGTTGGAGGAGCCATAGCTAGCTCTGCTATGTCAGCCGGAATCACTGCCACAACTAGTTCATATTCTGGCTATCAAGGAGATGCGAGATTAGACAATGTTGGGAACAATCATCTTTATAGATGGCGTGGAGTAGGGGAAGGGGTATCTTCTGATGACTGGTCACTGGTGCAGCGTTATGCCGGACAACCTACATCGGCACAAGCAAGTGCAGATGGTTTTGCAGGCATGCCTGATAATCGCTCAGTTGCTGCTGCTAGCCGCGGTGGAGGTTCTGATTTGTATAGCTTTGCCGATGCAGTTTTCGAATTGTAG
- the LOC130944041 gene encoding chaperone protein ClpD, chloroplastic, giving the protein MQVSSSPVSSPWFRVSFGSKSRYNQRFQSESCSTSSTATVTASYYNSPCINVLFSRAAPARCRINTTSTGTATAATSLSFLVNQRNAFTAVVRSPIAIGGGGGGRKVIKKRRVFTVSAVFERFTERAIKAIMFSQKEAKSLGSDLVYTQHLLLGLIAEEDRSTDGFLASGITVEKARDAVRSIWQRIGSARDDARDAGEKGGSASHVPFSISAKRVFEAAVEYSKSLGHKFVAPEHIAVALVKVDDGSASRVLYRLGANGGQLAAVAFSRLQKEIAKDGREPNADSKGLHDKSMARKRYDAGSSAATTKEPDAISQFCADLTARASEGLIDPVIGRDTEVQRIVQILCRKTKCNPILLGEPGVGKTALAEGLAIRIAKADVSPFLLTKRVMSLDVALLMAGAKERGELEERVTNLIKEIISAGDIILFIDEVHTLVQSGTSGKGNKGSGLDISNLLKPALARGQLQCIASTTVDEYRLHFEKDKALARRFQPVWVDEPIEDDAVKILMGLREKYESHHKCIYTEDAIKAAVQLSARYIVDRYLPDKAIDLIDEAGSRAHIEAFKKRKEQETCVLSKDPADYWQEIKDVQSMHEMESKLKYYGASSIDDSNELILDSYLASEANENEPVIVGPEEVALVASLWSGIPVQQLTADQRTLLLDLENQLRKRVIGQEEAVTAISKAVKRSRVGLKDPDRPIAAMLFCGPTGVGKTELAKSLAACYFGSEAAMIRLDMSEYMERHTVSKLIGSPPGYVGYGEGGILTEAIRRKPFTLVLLDEIEKAHPDIFNILLQLLEDGQLTDSQGRRVSFKNALVVMTSNIGSSAISKGRHNSIGFLIQDDKKASYSGLKSMVMEELRNYFRPELLNRIDEVVVFQPLEKSQLLEILSLLLQDIKKRVMLLGIDLKVSEAVKDLVCQEGYNPTYGARPLKRAITSIIEDPLSEAFLVGQFKQGDTVLIDLDANGKPFVTNQLDKIINISDASHP; this is encoded by the exons ATGCAGGTTTCATCCTCACCGGTTAGCTCACCGTGGTTCCGAGTCAGCTTCGGTTCGAAAAGCCGTTACAACCAACGTTTCCAATCGGAGTCATGCTCAACTTCTTCAACCGCCACTGTAACTGCCTCCTATTACAACTCTCCATGTATTAACGTCCTCTTCTCACGCGCCGCTCCAGCGCGTTGCAGAATCAACACCACCTCCACGGGTACCGCCACCGCCGCAACCTCGCTCTCGTTTTTGGTTAATCAGAGAAACGCCTTCACCGCGGTGGTGCGTTCGCCGATCGCAATCGGCGGCGGCGGCGGTGGCAGGAAGGTAATTAAGAAGCGAAGAGTCTTCACCGTTTCCGCGGTTTTCGAGCGGTTCACGGAACGAGCAATAAAAGCGATAATGTTTTCGCAAAAGGAAGCGAAATCGCTGGGAAGTGACTTGGTTTACACGCAGCATCTTCTGTTAGGGCTCATCGCTGAAGAGGATCGTTCAACCGACGGGTTTCTTGCGTCTGGTATAACGGTTGAGAAGGCACGTGATGCCGTCCGAAGTATATGGCAGAGGATTGGTTCCGCACGTGATGACGCACGTGATGCTGGCGAGAAAGGTGGTTCGGCGAGTCACGTGCCTTTTTCTATTAGCGCAAAGCGTGTTTTTGAGGCGGCTGTTGAATATTCAAAGTCTCTTGGGCATAAGTTTGTTGCTCCTGAACATATAGCGGTtgctttggttaaagttgatgATGGAAGTGCTAGTCGAGTCCTTTATAG ATTGGGGGCAAATGGAGGCCAGTTGGCAGCTGTGGCATTTTCCAGATTGCAAAAGGAGATTGCTAAAGATGGTAGGGAGCCAAATGCGGATTCCAAGGGATTGCATGACAAATCCATGGCAAGAAAACGTTATGATGCAGGGTCCTCTGCCGCCACCACCAAAG AACCGGATGCCATCTCACAATTTTGTGCCGATCTCACTGCTCGTGCGAGTGAAGGACTAATTGATCCTGTTATTGGCCGAGATACCGAGGTGCAGAGAATTGTTCAAATACTGTGCCGGAAAACAAAATGTAATCCCATTCTTCTTGGTGAACCTGGTGTTGGAAAAACAGCTCTTGCCGAAGGGTTGGCAATTCGCATTGCTAAGGCAGATGTTTCCCCATTTTTATTG ACAAAACGTGTCATGTCTTTGGATGTTGCATTGTTAATGGCTGGGGCAAAAGAGAGAGGAGAGTTAGAGGAGCGtgttacaaatttaataaaagagATAATAAGTGCAG GTGACATCATTCTTTTCATTGATGAAGTTCATACACTTGTTCAGTCCGGGACAAGTGGAAAAGGAAATAAGGGATCTGGCCTTGACATTTCCAATTTGCTTAAACCTGCACTTGCAAGGGGTCAACTTCAG TGTATTGCATCTACCACCGTCGACGAATACAGGCTTCATTTTGAGAAAGACAAGGCATTGGCACGAAGATTTCAACCTGTTTGGGTTGATGAGCCAATTGAG GATGATGCAGTTAAGATACTTATGGGTCTACGTGAGAAGTACGAGTCACACCACAAATGCATATATACCGAAGATGCCATAAAGGCTGCAGTTCAGTTGTCAGCGAGGTACATAGTCGATAGGTATCTACCAGATAAAGCTATTGACCTCATTGATGAAGCAGGAAGTAGAGCTCATATTGAAGCCTTTAAGAAGAGAAAGGAACAAGAAACTTGTGTACTTTCTAAGGACCCTGCTGATTActggcaagaaattaaagatgtCCAGTCAATGCATGAAATG GAAAGCAAGCTTAAATACTACGGCGCCTCAAGCATTGACGATTCTAATGAACTCATACTGGACTCATATTTAGCTTCTGAAGCCAATGAAAATGA aCCTGTTATAGTTGGACCAGAAGAAGTAGCCTTAGTTGCTTCCCTCTGGTCGGGAATTCCTGTTCAGCAGCTCACTgctgaccaaagaactcttctgTTAGATCTTGAGAATCAGCTTCGGAAACGTGTTATTGGACAAGAGGAGGCTGTTACTGCCATTTCTAAAGCTGTGAAGAGATCCAGGGTTGGCCTTAAGGATCCTGATAGACCTATAGCTGCAATGTTATTTTGTGGCCCAACTGGGGTTGGAAAAACAGAACTCGCAAAATCTTTGGCAGCATGCTACTTTGGATCG GAGGCAGCCATGATTCGGCTAGACATGAGTGAATATATGGAGCGGCATACTGTGAGCAAATTGATAGGATCGCCACCAGGTTATGTTGGTTATGGAGAAGGAGGCATCTTAACTGAAGCTATTAGAAGAAAACCATTCACACTGGTACTACTTGATGAGATAGAGAAAGCTCATCCAGATATATTCAACATTCTTCTTCAGTTGTTAGAAGATGGCCAACTTACTGATTCTCAG GGCCGGCGAGTTTCATTTAAAAATGCATTGGTGGTGATGACTTCAAATATAGGGTCTAGTGCCATTTCTAAGGGTCGGCACAACTCCATAGGTTTCTTGATTCAAGATGACAAGAAAGCATCATATAGTGGCTTGAAATCGATGGTAATGGAAGAATTGAGAAATTATTTTCGTCCGGAACTGCTCAACAGGATAGATGAAGTGGTAGTGTTTCAGCCCCTTGAAAAGTCACAG TTGCTGGAGATATTGAGTTTGCTGCTGCAAGACATAAAGAAAAGGGTAATGCTTCTAGGAATAGATTTGAAGGTTTCTGAAGCAGTGAAGGACCTTGTTTGCCAGGAAGGTTATAACCCTACATATGGTGCCAGGCCTTTGAAGAGGGCCATTACATCAATAATTGAAGACCCTTTGAGTGAAGCATTCCTTGTAGGACAGTTCAAGCAAGGTGACACTGTCCTTATTGACTTGGATGCAAATGGTAAACCCTTTGTTACAAATCAACTTGACAAAATTATTAACATATCTGACGCAAGTCATCCCTGA